The genomic stretch ACACCGCCACGTGTGCGCCGCCCGGCGTAAAACCCGCCTGCGGCCGCCCGAAGTACGCCTGGCGCATACCGCGATTCTGCCCCTGGCCAGCCCGCCTGTCGAACCGGCCCGCCTCAGGACAGGATCCCCGCGAACGTCCCCTCGTCGATCGGCCCGACCGCGGCCAGCACCGCCTTCCCCGGGTCCAGCACCTCCCGCCCAACGTCCAGCAGCTCGTCCAGCGTCACAGCATCGAACCGCGCCACCACCTCGTCCACCGTCAGCACCTTCCCCCGCAGCAGCTCCTGCGACCCCAGCCACCCCGCCACCGAGCGGGTGTCCTCCATCCGCAGCTGGATCCGCCCCTTCGCCATCTCTTTCGCCTTCTGCAGCTCGGCCGGCGGCACGCCCTTAAGCAGCTTCACCGTCTCCTCAATCGTCGCCTCCGCCGTCACCCGCGCGTTCTCCGGGTCGCACCCCGCGTAAATCGTCAGCGAACCCGCATCCCGGAACTCGCTCGTGTAGCTGTGGATGTCGTACACGAGCGCCCGCTCCTCCCGCAGCTCAAGGAACAGCCGGCTCGACATCCCCTCGCCGAGGAGCATGTTCAGCAAACTCACCGCAAACCGCCGGTCGCTGTCGAGGGGCACGCTCGGGAACGCGAAGCAGAGGTGCGCCTGCTCCGTCGCCTTCTCCCGCACCCGCACCCGCGGCGCCCCGTTGCGCGGCACCACCGGGTACCACGGCCCCGGCTCGGCCGGCGCAAGGGCCCCGAGCCACTGCTCTGCTGCCGCCACCACCTCCGCATGGCGCACATTCCCCGCCACCGCGAGCACCATGTTCCCCGGCACGTACTGCCTCCGGAAGTACCGCACCACCGCCTCCAGCGGCAGCGCCTTCACGCT from Tepidiforma thermophila encodes the following:
- a CDS encoding M16 family metallopeptidase, yielding MHQRTVLENGLRVVTAELPHTRSATVSVYVGAGSRYERDEEAGLSHFLEHMLFKGASRRPTAREISEAIESVGGVHNAATDREATLYYAKVPHTAALTVVDILADMVTEPVMDPAELEKERAVILEELAGVEDSPAELSAILVDETLWPGQPLGREIGGTPESVKALPLEAVVRYFRRQYVPGNMVLAVAGNVRHAEVVAAAEQWLGALAPAEPGPWYPVVPRNGAPRVRVREKATEQAHLCFAFPSVPLDSDRRFAVSLLNMLLGEGMSSRLFLELREERALVYDIHSYTSEFRDAGSLTIYAGCDPENARVTAEATIEETVKLLKGVPPAELQKAKEMAKGRIQLRMEDTRSVAGWLGSQELLRGKVLTVDEVVARFDAVTLDELLDVGREVLDPGKAVLAAVGPIDEGTFAGILS